The following coding sequences lie in one Miscanthus floridulus cultivar M001 chromosome 9, ASM1932011v1, whole genome shotgun sequence genomic window:
- the LOC136479248 gene encoding uncharacterized protein, whose protein sequence is MQLPLDDEDRALFNAATRVDLGNGKRASFWCSRWLQGDAPATLFPALFQHSKRKNRTVKDALTDSKWVRDVDHNMSAQIIGEFVDLWVRIQDTQLLPAQEHRITWLRTSDGQYTAKLTAPGSFSGDSPLADQHTGEQGGLRCRGGISDGAAAFGPS, encoded by the exons ATGCAACTACCACTAGATGATGAGGACAGAGCGCTATTCAATGCCGCAACAAGAGTTGATTTAGGAAATGGCAAGAGGGCTTCATTCTGGTGCTCCCGCTGGTTACAAGGAGACGCACCTGCAACTCTTTTCCCAGCCCTGTTCCAGCACAGTAAAAGGAAAAATAGAACAGTCAAGGATGCATTGACAGACAGCAAATGGGTGAGGGATGTGGATCACAACATGAGCGCGCAGATCATTGGAGAATTCGTGGACTTATGGGTGCGCATACAAGACACGCAGCTGCTCCCAGCACAGGAACATAGAATAACTTGGCTTCGTACATCTGATGGTCAGTATACAGCAAA ACTGACAGCGCCCGGGTCCTTCTCCGGCGACTCCCCGCTCGCCGACCAGCATACCGGTGAGCAAGGGGGACTCAGATGCAGAGGAGGGATCTCCGACGGGGCCGCAGCTTTTGGCCCGTCGTGA
- the LOC136481371 gene encoding CBL-interacting protein kinase 15, whose translation MESRGKILMERYELGRLLGKGTFGKVHYARNLESNQSVAIKMMDKDKVLKVGLSEQIRREITTMRLVAHKNIVELHEVMATRNKIYFVMEYVKGGELFDKIEKSGKLTEAVAHKYFQQLISAVDYCHSRGVYHRDLKPENLLLDENENLKVSDFGLSALSESKRQDGLLHTTCGTPAYVAPEVISKTGYDGAKSDIWSCGVVLFVLVAGYLPFQGPNLMEMYRKIQNGDFRCPSWFSHKLKKLLYKILDPNPNTRISVQKIKESTWFRKGPGETHTVKEKIPSENATTNAAPALAMRRKKNVHEDVKPLAVTNLNAFEIISFSTGFDLSGLFIKKECKKETIFTSDKSAAAIISKLEDVAKALNLRIRKKDNGVVKIQGRKEGRNGVLQFDTEIFEITASYHLIEMKQTGGDSLEYQKLLEQDIRPALKDIVWAWHGDDQQQKE comes from the coding sequence atgGAATCGAGAGGAAAGATTTTGATGGAGCGGTATGAGCTGGGGAGGTTGCTGGGGAAAGGCACATTTGGCAAGGTGCACTATGCAAGGAACCTTGAGTCCAACCAGAGTGTTGCTATTAAGATGATGGATAAGGACAAAGTGCTCAAGGTCGGGCTTTCAGAGCAGATAAGGCGGGAGATCACAACGATGCGGCTGGTGGCTCATAAGAACATTGTTGAGCTTCATGAGGTGATGGCGACACGAAACAAGATCTACTTCGTCATGGAGTACGTGAAAGGTGGCGAGCTCTTTGACAAGATTGAGAAGAGTGGCAAGCTCACAGAGGCTGTTGCACACAAGTACTTCCAGCAGCTCATTAGTGCAGTGGATTACTGCCACAGCCGAGGTGTGTATCACCGGGACTTGAAGCCTGAGAACCTGCTGTtggatgagaatgagaacctgaAGGTCTCAGATTTCGGACTGAGCGCACTTTCGGAGTCAAAGAGGCAAGATGGCTTGCTCCACACCACCTGTGGAACCCCAGCATATGTAGCTCCAGAGGTGATCAGCAAGACAGGCTATGATGGTGCAAAGTCAGACATCTGGTCTTGCGGGGTTGTTCTATTTGTGCTTGTTGCTGGTTATCTTCCTTTCCAAGGCCCAAACTTGATGGAGATGTATCGTAAGATACAGAATGGTGATTTCAGGTGCCCCAGTTGGTTTTCACACAAACTCAAGAAGCTGTTGTACAAGATCCTGGACCCCAACCCAAACACAAGAATTTCAGTGCAGAAGATAAAAGAGTCTACCTGGTTCCGAAAAGGTCCTGGGGAGACCCATACAGTAAAGGAGAAAATTCCAAGTGAGAATGCCACCACAAATGCTGCTCCAGCACTTGCTATGAGGCGCAAGAAGAATGTTCATGAAGATGTGAAGCCCCTGGCTGTCACAAACTTAAATGCCTTTGAAATCATATCTTTCTCCACAGGATTTGACCTCTCTGGTCTATTTATCAAAAAGGAGTGCAAAAAGGAGACAATATTCACTTCTGATAAGTCTGCCGCGGCCATCATCTCGAagcttgaagatgttgcaaaagCACTGAATCTCAGGATAAGGAAGAAGGATAATGGTGTTGTCAAGATTCAAGGGAGGAAGGAGGGAAGGAATGGTGTCCTTCAGTTTGACACAGAAATATTTGAGATCACGGCATCCTACCATCTCATTGAGATGAAACAAACAGGCGGTGATTCACTTGAGTACCAGAAACTGTTGGAACAGGACATCCGGCCAGCACTGAAGGACATAGTCTGGGcctggcatggagatgatcaacaGCAAAAGGAGTAG